The Castor canadensis chromosome 8, mCasCan1.hap1v2, whole genome shotgun sequence genome contains a region encoding:
- the Fam83b gene encoding protein FAM83B isoform X2 — protein MDIFTDVDIFKEIVEASTRGISVYILLDESNFNHFLNMTEKQGCQIQRLRNIRVRTVKGQGYLSKTGAKFHGKMEQKFLLADCQKVMYGSYSYMWSFEKAHLSMVQMITGQLVESFDEEFRTLYARSCIPSSFAQEESARVKPGKALWENGIYQRSVSSLASVSSQRNLFGRQDKIHKLDSSYFKNRGIYALNEHDKYGIRNHGYKPHFVPNFNGPSTIRHFQPSQVNDNWKRHSYAGEQSETAPYLLLNRALNRPSNPPANWKRPSDSLSVASSSRGAHPSRQNTPAPGFADRLAQRKQTNLPERNSNVRRSFNGTDNHIRFLQQRMPTLEHTTKSFLRNWRIESYLNDNSEATPDSNGSALGDRFEGYESSENLKANALCTHSRLRSSFVFKPTLPEQQEVSSCTTGSSNSTIIGSQGSDTPKEVPDTPTSVQNLTEKPLPESMPKIPTQSVVPKMHTLQVPEKQPAVVNQTTNGHTESSSYIYTTLCVNKQTDNLKNQQNENLLKRRSFPFFDHSKVNLDHGNSKNYVYSTLTRNRIRQPEKPKEDMLKSSKSMHNVTQNMEEEEEDIIKREPPSSTATKSISIAALLDVNKEEPNKELTPKKEVKGSPSFLKKGSQKLRSLLSLTPEKKENLSKNKAPAFYRMCSSSDTLVSEGEENQKPKKSEPKVDSSPRRKRSSSSNSPGSIHKSKEDVAVSSSPGINSPSDESNKIIPSSSPVERKFSEGAGDASAPRFNTEQIQYRDSKEINTVCASERRPTSSPRPKPSELLRSHSTNQRVYSRFEPFCKIESSIQPPGNIPHTTVNRPEVKSTTVGNSYGRSSPVLNYNTGAYHTYQPNENKFRGIMQKFGNFINKNK, from the exons ATGGATATATTTACAGATGTGGACATTTTCAAAGAAATCGTGGAGGCTTCAACTAGAGGGATCTCTGTGTACATTTTGCTTGACGAGTCAAATTTCAACCATTTTCTAAATATGACTGAGAAACAGGGTTGTCAAATACAACGACTCAGG AATATCCGAGTGCGGACAGTGAAAGGACAAGGTTATCTTTCAAAAACGGGGGCGAAGTTCCACGGAAAAATGGAACAGAAATTTTTGTTAGCTGACTGCCAGAAAGTAATGTACGGTTCTTACAG CTACATGTGGTCTTTTGAAAAAGCTCACCTCAGCATGGTTCAGATGATCACAGGACAGCTTGTTGAGTCCTTTGATGAAGAATTCAGAACTCTCTATGCCAGGTCCTGCATCCCCAGTTCATTTGCTCAGGAAGAATCAGCCCGGGTGAAGCCTGGCAAAGCGCTCTGGGAGAATGGCATTTACCAGCGATCGGTTTCTTCACTAGCTTCTGTTTCCAGCCAAAGAAACCTTTTCGGTAGACAAGACAAAATTCATAAACTAGATTCTAGTTACTTCAAAAACAGAGGGATATATGCCCTAAATGAGCACGACAAATATGGCATAAGGAATCACGGGTACAAACCTCACTTTGTTCCGAATTTTAACGGTCCAAGTACAATCCGTCACTTTCAACCCAGTCAGGTGAATGACAATTGGAAAAGACATAGTTACGCTGGGGAGCAGTCAGAAACAGCGCCATACCTGCTTCTTAATAGGGCTCTGAATCGCCCCAGTAACCCACCTGCTAACTGGAAGAGGCCTTCAGATAGTCTCAGTGTGGCGTCCTCGTCTCGGGGAGCCCATCCCAGCCGACAAAACACACCTGCCCCAGGTTTCGCTGATCGACTTGCCCAGAGAAAGCAGACAAATCTTCCAGAAAGGAATTCAAACGTGCGCAGGTCTTTTAACGGAACAGATAACCACATTCGCTTTTTACAACAGCGAATGCCAACCCTTGAGCACACCACAAAGTCATTCCTGCGTAACTGGAGAATTGAATCTTATTTAAATGATAATTCAGAAGCCACGCCAGATTCAAATGGCTCGGCGTTAGGTGACCGATTTGAGGGCTACGAGAGTTCTGAGAATCTGAAAGCCAACGCGCTTTGTACTCACTCTCGGCTTCGTTCCTCTTTTGTGTTCAAACCAACTTTACCCGAGCAACAAGAAGTTAGCAGTTGTACAACTGGCTCCTCAAATTCAACTATCATTGGTTCCCAGGGAAGTGACACACCCAAAGAGGTCCCAGATACTCCTACAAGTGTACAGAATTTGACAGAAAAACCCTTGCCTGAATCAATGCCCAAGATCCCAACACAGTCAGTGGTACCAAAAATGCACACCTTGCAGGTTCCTGAGAAACAACCAGCAGTCGTAAACCAAACTACGAATGGCCATACAGAATCAAGCAGCTATATTTATACAACCTTGTGTGTAAATAAGCAGACAGATAATCTGAAGAATCAGCAAAATGAGAATCTACTTAAAAGACGAAGTTTCCCATTCTTTGACCACTCAAAAGTCAATTTAGATCATGGAAATAGTAAGAATTATGTATATAGCACACTCACCAGGAATCGAATTAGACAACCAGAAAAACCAAAGGAGGACATGCTGAAAAGTTCTAAAAGTATGCATAACGTGACCCAAaacatggaggaggaggaagaggacattATTAAGAGAGAACCTCCAAGTAGCACTGCCACCAAATCAATTTCCATTGCTGCTTTACTTGATGTTAATAAGGAGGAACCTAACAAAGAACTCACTCCCAAAAAGGAAGTGAAGGGTTCCCCAAGTTTTTTGAAAAAGGGATCCCAGAAGTTAAGGTCGTTACTTAGCCTGaccccagaaaagaaagaaaacctatcTAAGAATAAAGCACCTGCATTTTATAGAATGTGTAGTAGCTCTGACACATTAGTTTCTGAGGGTGAAGAGaatcaaaaaccaaagaaatcagagCCAAAAGTTGATTCATCTCCTAGAAGAAAGCGTTCTTCCTCATCAAACTCTCCAGGCAGCATCCATAAGAGTAAGGAAGATGTAGCAGTTAGCTCATCTCCTGGGATAAATTCTCCATCCgatgaaagcaataaaataataccTTCTTCAAGTCCAGTTGAAAGAAAGTTCTCAGAGGGAGCAGGAGATGCCTCTGCACCAAGATTTAACACCGAACAGATCCAATACCGAGATTCCAAGGAGATTAATACAGTTTGTGCGTCTGAAAGAAGACCTACCTCCTCTCCAAGGCCAAAGCCCAGTGAGCTTCTAAGGTCTCATTCAACCAACCAACGTGTTTATAGTCGTTTTGAGCCATTTTGCAAGATTGAGAGTTCTATTCAGCCACCAGGCAACATCCCACATACCACTGTAAACCGCCCAGAAGTAAAATCCACAACTGTGGGCAACAGTTACGGCAGGTCAAGCCCAGTACTTAACTACAACACAGGTGCCTATCACACATATCAACCAAACGAGAACAAATTTCGAGGAATAATGCAAAAGTTTGGAAACttcataaacaaaaacaaatga